The following proteins are encoded in a genomic region of Fervidobacterium pennivorans DSM 9078:
- a CDS encoding tetratricopeptide repeat protein: MRKFKWIFVVTLAALLLSTFTFAEVKAQDLNRMFYEARRDRDVTKIQNVIKTIEATLHFDKDTTLLTILADAYLEYGLWGISDKEKEKTYEKSRQYAEMALKLDPKNGRASYIAGAAIGRLAQYKGIVQSLFMLGDFDRYIDNAVKLLNETDEEQRLYKTFALIASGMRYRDVPWPLYNYKKSEEQLNMAAKLTPNYSNIYLELGYLYLKTGDKTKAKEMFEKVISMGPHPWLIKTHEDAVKSAQEELKKLK; the protein is encoded by the coding sequence ATGAGAAAGTTCAAGTGGATTTTTGTGGTAACGTTAGCTGCACTTTTACTGAGCACATTTACTTTTGCTGAAGTTAAAGCGCAAGATTTAAACAGAATGTTCTACGAAGCCAGAAGAGACCGAGATGTGACCAAGATACAAAACGTGATAAAAACGATAGAAGCAACATTACACTTCGACAAAGATACAACACTCTTAACAATCCTTGCAGATGCGTATTTGGAATACGGCCTGTGGGGAATTAGCGACAAAGAAAAAGAAAAAACCTACGAAAAATCACGCCAGTATGCTGAAATGGCTTTGAAACTCGACCCAAAGAATGGAAGAGCGTCTTACATCGCAGGTGCTGCAATTGGTAGGCTCGCACAATACAAAGGCATTGTTCAAAGTCTATTCATGCTTGGTGATTTTGACAGATACATCGACAACGCAGTTAAATTGCTTAACGAAACTGATGAAGAACAAAGACTTTATAAAACCTTCGCACTCATTGCGTCTGGTATGAGATACAGGGATGTCCCATGGCCGCTCTACAACTACAAAAAATCCGAAGAACAGCTTAATATGGCAGCTAAACTAACTCCTAACTACTCAAACATATACCTTGAGCTTGGTTATTTGTATCTAAAAACCGGAGATAAAACTAAAGCGAAGGAGATGTTTGAAAAAGTTATTTCAATGGGTCCACATCCGTGGCTTATCAAAACACACGAGGATGCTGTAAAAAGTGCACAGGAGGAATTGAAAAAACTCAAATGA